A genomic segment from Triticum dicoccoides isolate Atlit2015 ecotype Zavitan chromosome 1A, WEW_v2.0, whole genome shotgun sequence encodes:
- the LOC119282858 gene encoding E3 ubiquitin-protein ligase UPL4-like: MDRCRKRPDSDPGGSGEAEPPADKRPCTAEPSTSAAAAVSAPGLPEQAASDMDTSSSGHAAEADADADVDGDDGDGDGDGDGGSSCESDGDGGPGSGKFRRMVAAVASEGAGGGALLASLTELCEALSFCTEDAGGYFPVESAARALVRLAGADVASPDELLLAVRAITYLCDAMPRAADAVVRHGLLPVLCSRLLAIEYLDVAEQCLQAFEKISLRQPAQCLQAGMITAVLAYIDFFSASIQRVAVSAVANACKKVPADCSQFVMDSIPMLCNLLQSEDKMVVEKVATCLISIVDSFSGSVELLDQLCHQGLVEKVLPLINASGLTSLNPSTCSNLIGLLAKLACTSLVAVKSLFELNVGSTIRGILVSSDLSHGMPYLPSENQNNQVNEALKLAIQLIPSAARDVEDTYIVLAKEKIIVDEPGFLCQFSTDILPILIKAVNSGANSYICYGCSSIVNNICYFSKPEMLQELLKETNISSFLAGLLSRKDHHVLISSLKIIEILMQKLPDAYLGSFIKEGVVNAVEALLMQEDCSKSSPPLSDDTQQSENQPVIRNKPTCFCYAFDSRQSESAETRACRIGQGNLFNFARHVKTTYFTAEAVNSEMGLTEILQKLKTCCAVLNDSADKSFNQDSLQNEEHLSTILSEVMMELHGGETMTTFEFLESGLVKSLLNYLSNGKYLQVDDNLKDYNAEHFCAVLKRFQSFARICFSRMEQGWGDMLLTLLVRKLQNALTSLDNFPVIMSHNFKPRNNISDIPIRHSTISPCIRVRFKKDEDETNLSSYDNSVNLEISSSLHSIEQFLWPKVSTCTSDQNTESPPSSVAFESKCAEDDPQERDSSPESSPSSEGIIRENQNSYVEPCSKKGSPSSAGGQPERNKSTGTDCAVQPKLVFSLKGKELDRSVTLYQSILQDQINAGADVILDTQFWRSVHDITFRTAANPEKDDSPENLSNAAISTNDSKTGLMWQALPFFSSLLLGKIPCKLDRSNSLYDILFMLKVLEGLNRYSFHLVSNERNHAFAQGKLTDLDDLKPSVSSVPLQEFVSAKLTDKLEQQMHDPLVLRSRCLPLWCTELMSACPFLFSFEARWKYFQLTAFGSSSMQRGHMIDTSGSNISTERGSPISRKKFKVDRDDILASAAKMMHSYAKSSALLEVEYEEEVGTGLGPTMEFYTLISHEFQKSGLGMWRGELSCEAGTNNAHIGSRTVVAPNGLFPRPWSASVDCASFSEINKRFHLLGQVLAKAIKDGRILDIPFSKAFYKLILGQELNIYDINSFDPELAMTLMEFKALTCQRKYLESCSTKECQSTSDLSYRGCKIEDLVIDFAVPGYPEYVLSSEGTSDNVTGENLEEYVSFVVEATVKSGITRQLEAFESGFSQVFPLSTLRAFSEDELERLLCGEQDNWDFVKLVDHIKFDHGYTSSSPAVLNLLEIIQEFGCHERRAFLQFITGSPRLPPGGLAALNPNLTVVRKHSNNDADDDLPSVMTCANYLKLPAYCSKERMREKLLYAITEGQGSFHLS, translated from the exons ATGGATCGCTGCCGGAAGCGCCCCGACTCCGAccccggcggctccggcgaggccgaGCCTCCCGCCGATAAGCGCCCCTGCACCGCCGAGCcctccacctccgccgccgccgccgtctccgcgCCGGGGCTGCCGGAGCAGGCCGCCTCCGACATGGACACCTCGTCGTCCGGCCACGCCGCCGAGGCCGACGCCGATGCCGATGTGGACGGCgacgatggggacggggacggggacggggatggCGGGTCGTCGTGTGAGTCGGATGGGGACGGGGGGCCCGGGAGCGGCAAGTTCCGCCGGATGGTGGCGGCCGTCGCCTCGGAGGGCGCCGGGGGAGGCGCGCTGCTCGCGTCGCTCACGGAGCTCTGCGAGGCGCTCTCCTTCTGCACCGAGGACGCCGGGGGCTACTTCCCCGTCGAGTCCGCCGCGCGGGCGCTCGTGCGGCTGGCCGGCGCCGACGTCGCCAGCCCCGACGAGCTGCTGCTCGCCGTGCGCGCCATCACCTATCTCTGCGACGCCATGCCGCGCGCCGCCGACGCCGTCGTCCGCCATGGCCTGCTCCCCGTGCTCTGCTCCCGCCTCCTCGCAATCGAGTACCTTGATGTGGCCGAGCAG TGCTTGCAGGCGTTCGAGAAGATATCGCTGCGGCAGCCGGCGCAGTGCTTGCAGGCAGGCATGATCACCGCCGTGCTCGCATACATTGACTTCTTCTCTGCAAGTATTCAG AGGGTTGCTGTCTCAGCTGTTGCAAATGCCTGCAAGAAGGTCCCCGCAGATTGCTCCCAGTTTGTGATGGATTCGATCCCAATGCTGTGTAATCTACTGCAGTCTGAGGACAAGATG GTTGTTGAAAAGGTTGCAACTTGCCTGATAAGCATTGTAGACTCTTTTAGTGGTTCAGTGGAGCTTCTTGACCAGCTCTGCCACCAGGGCCTGGTAGAGAAGGTCCTTCCTTTGATCAACGCCAGCGGACTCACTTCCCTTAATCCATCAACTTGCAGT AACTTGATCGGGCTTCTTGCTAAGCTAGCCTGTACTTCACTTGTGGCAGTGAAGTCTCTCTTTGAGTTGAATGTTGGTAGCACCATAAGGGGGATTTTGGTCAGTTCAGATCTCTCCCATGGGATGCCATACCTGCCTTCGGAAAACCAAAATAACCAG GTTAATGAAGCTCTGAAATTAGCAATCCAGCTTATTCCTTCTGCGGCAAGAGATGTTGAAGACACCTATATAGTACTTGCTAAAGAAAAAATAATTGTCGATGAACCAGGGTTCTTGTGTCAGTTCTCTACGGATATCCTTCCTATCTTGATCAAG GCAGTCAACTCTGGTGCAAATTCGTACATTTGCTATGGCTGTTCTTCAATTGTAAATAACATCTGTTACTTCAGTAAACCTGAAATGCTTCAAGAGTTGCTCAAGGAAACAAACATATCAAG CTTCTTGGCTGGTTTATTGTCCCGGAAGGATCATCATGTGCTAATCTCATCACTGAAGATTATCGAGATTCTCATGCAAAAGCTTCCGGATGCTTACCTTGGATCttttatcaaagaaggtgttgtcaaTGCAGTAGAGGCTCTTCTTATGCAAGAGGATTGCTCAAAGTCCAGCCCCCCTCTCTCTGATGACACTCAACAGTCAGAAAATCAACCTGTTATAAGAAATAAACCTACATGTTTCTGCTATGCATTTGATTCCCGCCAATCTGAATCTGCTGAAACAAGGGCTTGTAGGATTGGGCAGGGGAACCTTTTTAATTTCGCAAGACATGTGAAGACAACTTACTTTACAGCTGAAGCAGTGAATTCAGAGATGGGGTTAACAGAGATTTTGCAGAAGCTCAAAACTTGCTGTGCAGTTCTAAATGACTCTGCCGACAAGTCATTCAACCAAGACagtcttcaaaatgaagaacacctGTCTACCATTTTGAGCGAGGTGATGATGGAGCTTCACGGAGGAGAAACAATGACGACGTTTGAATTCCTTGAGAGTGGACTGGTCAAATCTTTGTTAAATTACCTGTCTAACGGCAAATACCTTCAGGTGGATGACAATCTTAAAGATTACAATGCTGAACATTTTTGTGCTGTGCTGAAAAGATTTCAGTCATTTGCCCGGATTTGTTTCTCAAGAATGGAGCAAGGTTGGGGTGATATGCTCTTGACACTACTTGTAAGGAAACTGCAGAATGCTCTTACTTCTCTTGACAACTTCCCAGTGATAATGAGCCACAATTTCAAGCCAAGGAACAATATTTCTGATATCCCTATTCGCCACTCAACAATTAGTCCATGTATCCGAGTACGTTTCAAGAAGGATGAAGATGAAACAAACTTATCAAGCTATGATAATTCTGTGAATTTGGAAATCTCTTCTTCCTTGCATTCTATCGAACAATTTCTGTGGCCCAAAGTCAGTACATGCACAAGTGATCAGAATACTGAATCACCACCTAGTAGTGTTGCTTTTGAGAGCAAATGTGCTGAAGATGACCCTCAGGAAAGAGATTCCAGCCCAGAATCTTCTCCTTCATCAGAG GGTATCATCAGGGAAAATCAAAATTCTTATGTAGAACCATGCTCGAAGAAAGGGTCGCCATCTTCTG CTGGAGGTCAACCAGAACGAAACAAGTCGACCGGGACTGATTGTGCTGTACAGCCAAAACTGGTATTTAGCCTGAAAGGAAAAGAGCTTGACCGATCTGTTACTCTATATCAATCAATCCTGCAAGATCAGATCAATGCGGGAGCTGATGTAATTTTGGACACCCAGTTTTGGCGCAGTGTGCATGACATAACATTTCGAACAGCTGCAAATCCAGAAAAAGATGATTCTCCTGAGAACCTGTCTAATGCAGCGATATCAACAAATGACAGTAAAACTGGTTTAATGTGGCAAGCACTCCCTTTCTTCAGCAGCTTGTTGCTTGGCAAGATCCCTTGCAAACTTGATAGATCAAATTCATTGTATGACATATTGTTTATGCTGAAAGTTTTAGAAGGATTAAACCGATACTCGTTTCACCTCGTGTCTAATGAGAGAAACCATGCTTTTGCTCAAGGGAAGTTAACTGACCTTGATGATCTGAAGCCTTCTGTTTCTTCAGTTCCACTTCAGGAGTTTGTTAGTGCTAAATTGACAGATAAACTGGAGCAACAGATGCATGATCCCTTGGTTTTAAGGTCTCGCTGTCTGCCTTTATGGTGCACTGAACTGATGTCTGCGTGCCCTTTCTTATTTTCCTTTGAGGCAAGATGGAAGTATTTCCAACTGACAGCATTTGGTTCTTCATCAATGCAACGTGGTCATATGATAGATACAAGTGGTAGCAATATATCAACAGAAAGAGGTTCACCCATTTCACGGAAAAAGTTCAAAGTTGATCGTGATGATATACTGGCTTCAGCTGCGAAAATGATGCATTCCTATGCTAAGAGTAGTGCACTGCTTGAAGTAGAATATGAAGAAGAAGTAGGCACAGGTTTAGGTCCTACAATGGAGTTCTATACGTTGATAAGTCATGAGTTTCAGAAGTCTGGTTTAGGCATGTGGAGGGGTGAGCTTTCTTGTGAAGCTGGCACCAACAATGCTCACATTGGTTCCCGGACTGTGGTCGCGCCTAATGGACTGTTTCCTCGACCGTGGTCTGCTTCTGTAGATTGTGCTTCCTTCTCGGAAATAAATAAAAGGTTTCACCTCCTTGGTCAGGTTCTCGCAAAGGCAATTAAGGATGGCAGAATTCTTGACATTCCATTTTCCAAAGCATTTTACAAGCTTATCCTAGGACAG GAGCTTAATATATATGATATCAATTCATTTGATCCTGAACTCGCAATGACCCTTATGGAGTTTAAAGCGCTTACTTGTCAAAGGAAATATTTAGAATCATGTTCGACAAAGGAAtgccagagcacatctgatttgtcTTATCGTGGTTGTAAAATTGAGGATCTTGTTATTGACTTTGCTGTCCCAGGGTATCCAGAATATGTGCTTTCTTCAGAGGGTACTTCAGACAAT GTAACTGGTGAGAATTTGGAAGAATATGTTTCTTTTGTTGTCGAGGCAACGGTTAAAAGTGGAATCACAAGACAGCTGGAGGCTTTTGAGTCAGGATTCAGTCAG GTATTTCCACTAAGCACACTTCGGGCATTCTCAGAGGATGAGCTGGAGAGATTACTCTGCGGAGAACAAGATAACTGGGAT TTTGTGAAACTTGTGGATCACATAAAATTTGATCATGGCTACACCTCCAGCAGTCCTGCAGTCCTTAAT TTGTTAGAGATCATACAAGAGTTTGGATGCCATGAACGCAGAGCTTTCTTGCAATTTATAACGGGTTCACCTCGGCTCCCTCCAGGCGGTCTGGCTGCACTGAATCCAAATTTGACAGTTGTCAGGAAG CATAGCAACAACGATGCTGATGATGATCTGCCAAGTGTGATGACTTGCGCTAACTATCTTAAGTTACCTGCCTACTGCTCTAAG GAAAGGATGAGGGAGAAGCTACTCTACGCGATTACTGAGGGGCAGGGGTCCTTCCACCTGTCCTGA